The following proteins are encoded in a genomic region of Acidobacteriota bacterium:
- a CDS encoding glycosyltransferase family 4 protein, producing MSKGRSQRVFVDLAPLSPDGGNGGARLFVLDLLRELLSRPEPHEIHLLVKPDAEAAVAPLAAKGAFVHRLGPGLDVEEPRKILRTRRRLHGFFQPLLDLAAPDRASLKRLGADVLLSPLGTAAFHETGLPHVVVAYDFQDLVYPEFFDADERRRRIEFRGDLRRADRVVAISQATKLMAVERVHVKAEHISVLSPLAGPPRKALDPRDAIARLDALGLFRTEYAVYPANFWPHKNHERLLAAAARVARETPDFVLVLCGALDEPREELRAKAEAAGLTGVVRVLPYLDDTDTTALLEGAELLVFPSLFEGFGIPVLEAMALKTPVTCSDLPALLELAGDAALFFDPSDDAGIAQSILRLWTEDETRDRLVAKGAERVERYAQIDVAGGYHEILAAAGS from the coding sequence ATGTCAAAGGGGCGGAGCCAGCGGGTCTTCGTCGACCTCGCTCCCCTTTCGCCGGACGGCGGCAACGGCGGGGCGCGCCTCTTCGTCCTCGACCTCCTCCGGGAGCTTCTCTCCCGCCCCGAGCCCCACGAAATCCACCTCCTCGTGAAACCGGACGCGGAGGCCGCCGTCGCGCCCCTCGCGGCGAAGGGCGCGTTCGTGCACCGCCTTGGGCCGGGCCTCGACGTCGAGGAGCCGCGCAAGATCCTCCGCACGCGCCGGCGCCTGCACGGCTTCTTCCAGCCGCTGCTCGACCTCGCCGCGCCCGACCGGGCGTCGCTCAAACGGCTTGGCGCCGACGTGCTCCTCAGCCCGCTCGGCACCGCGGCCTTCCACGAGACGGGCCTGCCCCATGTCGTCGTCGCCTACGACTTCCAGGACCTCGTCTATCCGGAGTTCTTCGACGCCGACGAGCGCCGGCGCCGCATCGAATTCCGCGGCGACCTCCGGCGCGCCGACCGCGTCGTCGCGATCTCGCAGGCGACGAAGCTCATGGCCGTCGAGCGCGTGCACGTGAAGGCGGAACACATCTCCGTCCTGTCCCCTCTTGCCGGCCCTCCCCGCAAGGCCCTCGACCCGCGCGACGCCATCGCGCGCCTCGACGCCCTCGGCCTGTTCCGCACCGAGTACGCCGTCTACCCCGCCAACTTCTGGCCTCACAAGAACCACGAGCGTCTCCTCGCGGCGGCGGCCCGCGTCGCGCGCGAGACCCCGGACTTCGTTCTCGTCCTGTGCGGCGCGCTCGACGAGCCGCGCGAGGAGCTGCGGGCGAAGGCCGAAGCGGCCGGCCTCACCGGAGTCGTCCGCGTCCTGCCGTATCTGGACGACACGGATACGACCGCCCTTCTCGAGGGCGCCGAGCTGCTCGTCTTCCCCTCGCTCTTCGAGGGATTCGGAATCCCCGTCCTCGAGGCGATGGCGCTGAAGACGCCCGTCACCTGCTCCGATCTGCCCGCGCTGCTCGAGCTGGCGGGCGACGCCGCGCTCTTCTTCGACCCTTCGGACGACGCCGGCATCGCCCAGTCGATCCTCCGGCTCTGGACCGAGGACGAAACCCGCGACCGCCTCGTCGCGAAGGGTGCCGAGCGCGTGGAACGCTACGCGCAGATCGACGTGGCGGGCGGGTACCACGAGATCCTCGCCGCAGCCGGAAGCTGA
- a CDS encoding polysaccharide biosynthesis protein gives MPAPQRSVFQIWSRLKSRPVQYLLDVSVLSGAFLVAYAIRFDFRVPPAAFGHALTQMPLVVLLQFAALSAFGAYSFIWRYVGLAESFVFARAAFAATLPLVVLRLALPETLQDYRVPLSIIVMDTLLGFGGVLALRVLRRFTWERWERGLRASDAEKKRVLLVGAGRAGVLALREILGRGDAELSVRGFIDDDPAKQDSIIQGVRVLGTTAELEGLVRHLSIDEVVITIVQAPRRDIRRLVRICEEIPVRVRIMPGIWEILQGNVEVSGIRDVQIEDLLGRDPVKLDEDELRRFLVGSVVMITGAGGSIGSELARQVARLGPRRLLLVERAEFALFDVDREIRRRWPDAQPVAVVVDVGDEVGMRRVFEEHRPQLVIHAAAHKHVPLMETNPAEAVRNNVLGTQCLGTLAGEYGVDRFVMISTDKAVRPTSLMGATKRVAEMVVQDLDGRYRTQFIAVRFGNVLGSAGSVIPIFREQIQAGGPVTVTHPEMVRYFMTIPEASQLVLQAAAIGKGGEIFVLDMGEPVRIVDLARDMILLSGLKPGEDIEISFTGVRPGEKLFEEVGTEEENVSPTHKAKILVGKISAVPSDVLERAVQKLARQAEIGSQDGIRRALVELIPDSQLGTGPGFPSPVVAPNARSRA, from the coding sequence TTGCCCGCTCCGCAGCGCAGCGTGTTCCAGATCTGGTCGCGGCTCAAGAGCCGCCCGGTGCAGTACCTGCTGGACGTCTCCGTTCTCTCGGGCGCCTTCCTCGTTGCATACGCGATCCGTTTCGACTTCCGCGTCCCGCCGGCTGCATTCGGGCACGCCCTCACGCAGATGCCGCTCGTCGTCTTGCTTCAGTTTGCGGCACTGTCGGCATTCGGCGCCTACTCGTTCATTTGGCGGTACGTCGGGCTTGCGGAGAGCTTCGTGTTCGCCCGCGCCGCGTTCGCGGCCACACTCCCGCTCGTCGTTCTGCGCCTCGCGCTGCCCGAGACCCTGCAGGACTACCGCGTTCCGCTGTCGATCATCGTGATGGACACGCTCCTGGGGTTCGGGGGCGTGCTCGCCCTTCGCGTCCTGCGCCGCTTCACGTGGGAGCGCTGGGAGCGCGGACTCCGCGCGTCCGATGCCGAGAAGAAGCGCGTCCTTCTCGTGGGCGCCGGCCGCGCTGGTGTTCTTGCGCTGCGCGAGATTCTGGGCCGCGGGGACGCCGAGCTGAGCGTCAGGGGATTCATCGACGACGATCCAGCCAAGCAGGACTCGATCATCCAGGGCGTGCGTGTCCTCGGAACGACCGCCGAGCTCGAAGGGCTGGTCCGCCACCTCTCAATCGACGAGGTCGTCATCACGATCGTGCAGGCTCCGCGCAGGGACATCCGGCGGCTGGTGCGGATCTGCGAGGAGATTCCCGTGCGCGTGCGGATCATGCCCGGGATCTGGGAGATCCTGCAGGGCAATGTCGAGGTGAGCGGCATCCGGGACGTTCAGATCGAGGACTTGCTGGGACGCGATCCGGTCAAGCTCGACGAGGACGAGCTCCGGCGCTTCCTCGTGGGGTCCGTCGTCATGATCACGGGCGCCGGTGGCTCGATCGGCTCGGAGCTCGCGCGGCAGGTGGCGCGGCTGGGGCCCCGCCGGCTTCTTCTCGTCGAGAGGGCCGAGTTCGCCCTCTTCGACGTGGATCGCGAGATCCGGCGCCGCTGGCCGGATGCGCAGCCGGTCGCCGTCGTCGTGGACGTCGGTGACGAGGTCGGGATGCGGCGCGTCTTCGAGGAGCACCGCCCCCAGCTCGTCATTCACGCGGCCGCCCATAAGCACGTGCCTCTCATGGAGACCAACCCGGCCGAGGCCGTCCGGAACAATGTGCTCGGGACGCAGTGCCTCGGCACCCTCGCTGGCGAGTACGGAGTCGACCGATTTGTGATGATCTCGACCGACAAGGCGGTGCGGCCCACGTCGCTGATGGGCGCGACGAAGCGCGTCGCCGAGATGGTCGTCCAGGATCTCGACGGCCGCTACCGGACGCAGTTCATCGCGGTGCGTTTCGGAAACGTCCTGGGCTCGGCGGGCTCGGTCATCCCGATCTTCCGCGAACAGATACAGGCCGGCGGCCCGGTCACGGTCACGCATCCCGAGATGGTGCGTTACTTCATGACGATTCCCGAGGCGAGCCAGTTGGTCCTGCAGGCCGCCGCGATCGGCAAGGGCGGCGAGATCTTCGTGCTCGACATGGGGGAGCCGGTTCGCATCGTGGACCTTGCGCGCGACATGATTCTGCTGTCGGGGCTCAAGCCCGGCGAGGACATCGAGATTTCGTTCACGGGCGTGCGGCCGGGTGAGAAGCTCTTCGAGGAGGTCGGGACGGAAGAAGAGAACGTCTCCCCGACGCACAAGGCGAAGATCCTCGTTGGCAAGATTTCGGCCGTCCCGTCTGACGTTCTCGAGCGAGCGGTTCAGAAGCTCGCTCGGCAGGCCGAGATCGGCTCCCAGGACGGCATCCGCCGGGCTCTCGTGGAGCTCATCCCCGACAGTCAGCTCGGGACCGGCCCCGGGTTCCCCTCGCCTGTTGTGGCTCCGAATGCGCGATCTCGCGCGTAA
- a CDS encoding glycosyl transferase — translation MTALAVSPLLAFAAAAASAFFLARTRAPFLPEDTPNARSLHTRATPRSGGLAVLIGLAAAAASWGELPRGSAAWAAAATALVAITSFADDRKELPPAIRLALHSAAAAAVVWGAGLSVPEVWLPGFGATGTGRAAGVLSFLGLLWMTNLYNFMDGMDGFAGSMTAIGGSFLGLALLEHDAPGPARLSFALAGAAAGFLTQNWPPARLFLGDVGAVTIGFVVGILTLAGASRGRLDPAVPLLVFAPFVLDATLTLAGRVARGARVWEAHRMHGYQRLVLAGWGHRRTLLLEIVLMLLSGSAALAWADATADGRAVILAAVAASAVVLHAGVRRAERAAARRPA, via the coding sequence ATGACGGCGCTCGCGGTTTCTCCGCTCCTCGCATTTGCCGCCGCGGCCGCCTCGGCGTTCTTTCTCGCGCGGACCCGGGCTCCGTTCCTCCCCGAAGACACGCCGAACGCACGCTCCCTGCACACGCGCGCCACGCCGCGCTCCGGCGGGCTGGCCGTCCTCATCGGGCTCGCCGCCGCGGCCGCCTCGTGGGGAGAGCTCCCGCGCGGATCCGCGGCCTGGGCGGCCGCGGCGACGGCGCTCGTCGCGATCACCTCCTTCGCGGATGACCGAAAGGAACTGCCGCCCGCGATCCGGCTCGCGCTGCACTCAGCCGCGGCCGCCGCGGTCGTATGGGGCGCCGGTCTTTCGGTTCCGGAGGTCTGGCTGCCCGGTTTCGGGGCCACCGGCACCGGCCGCGCGGCGGGTGTCCTCTCTTTTCTCGGCCTCCTGTGGATGACGAACCTCTACAACTTCATGGACGGGATGGACGGGTTCGCGGGGAGCATGACCGCCATCGGCGGATCGTTCCTCGGCCTCGCGCTGCTCGAGCACGACGCCCCCGGCCCGGCGCGCCTCTCGTTCGCGCTTGCCGGCGCTGCGGCGGGGTTCCTCACGCAGAACTGGCCGCCCGCTCGTCTCTTCCTCGGCGACGTGGGAGCGGTGACGATCGGATTCGTCGTGGGCATCCTGACGCTTGCGGGGGCCTCGCGCGGCCGCCTTGATCCCGCCGTGCCATTGCTCGTGTTCGCTCCGTTCGTTCTCGACGCGACGCTCACGCTCGCGGGGCGCGTCGCACGCGGCGCACGCGTCTGGGAAGCGCACCGCATGCACGGCTACCAGCGCCTCGTCCTCGCGGGCTGGGGGCACCGTCGGACGCTGCTCCTCGAGATCGTTCTCATGCTCTTGAGCGGCTCGGCGGCGCTCGCGTGGGCCGACGCGACCGCGGACGGACGTGCAGTAATCCTGGCTGCGGTCGCGGCCTCAGCCGTGGTCCTGCACGCCGGCGTGCGACGCGCCGAGCGGGCCGCGGCGAGGCGCCCGGCCTAG
- the asnB gene encoding asparagine synthase (glutamine-hydrolyzing) has translation MCGIAGSARRLGPVDPGAVRAMRDAMAHRGPDDSGEWFSADRRVGLGHRRLAIIDLGPGGHQPMVDPGTGAVISFNGEIYNYRELRDELLTLGDRFVTNSDTEVLLAAYRRWGADCLSRLNGMFAFGIFDPRDEALLLARDRAGEKPLVYRLEGGALAFASELKALLAAPGAPRRLDPESLDFFLAYGYVPESRSLLAGYAKLPQGHALRFDLRSGSARVWPYWSLPEPGISPDSPAEEAEAELGRLLLDSVKLRMIADVPVGILLSGGIDSSLVTAMAARVSPRVKTFTISFPGHGRYDEAPEARRVAEHFGTDHAELVAEPASTDLILSLVRQFDEPIADSSLVPTYLVSRAIRRHATVALGGDGGDELFGGYRHYDWLRRHEALKRRLPRPIRRALAAAASRLLPVGTRGRNYAIGLGGDALSAVAHVNIYFDAATRRGIVASPLRRPSPGPQGEPEAWRAGLAPAGTSLLQQATRSDFRSYLADDVLAKVDRASMLVSLEVRAPWLDPRIIEFAFGRLPDSLRADASGMKILPRRLAAKLLPPGMHAAKKQGFSVPLGAWFRGDFGRFVESVLADASEHLLDRAAVRRLVALRGRGLVNEHRLFALAMLELWRREYRVDV, from the coding sequence ATGTGCGGCATCGCCGGAAGCGCCCGCAGGCTGGGGCCGGTCGACCCGGGCGCCGTGCGCGCGATGCGTGATGCGATGGCGCACCGGGGGCCGGACGACAGCGGCGAGTGGTTTTCCGCGGACCGCCGCGTCGGGCTGGGGCACCGTCGTCTCGCGATCATCGACCTGGGCCCCGGCGGCCATCAGCCTATGGTCGATCCCGGGACCGGCGCCGTCATCTCCTTCAACGGGGAGATCTACAACTACCGCGAGCTGCGAGACGAGCTGCTTACCCTCGGCGACCGCTTCGTCACGAACAGCGACACGGAGGTCCTTCTCGCCGCGTACCGGCGCTGGGGCGCCGACTGCCTCTCGCGACTGAACGGGATGTTCGCCTTCGGCATCTTCGATCCGCGCGACGAGGCCCTGCTCCTGGCCCGCGACCGGGCCGGCGAGAAGCCACTGGTCTACCGGCTCGAGGGCGGCGCGCTCGCGTTCGCGTCCGAGCTCAAGGCGCTCCTCGCGGCGCCCGGAGCTCCGCGCCGGCTCGATCCCGAGTCGCTCGACTTCTTTCTCGCATACGGCTACGTGCCCGAATCGAGGAGCCTTCTCGCGGGCTACGCGAAGCTCCCTCAGGGGCACGCGCTGCGGTTCGACCTCCGCTCGGGCTCGGCCCGCGTGTGGCCGTACTGGTCGCTCCCGGAGCCGGGGATCTCGCCGGACTCGCCCGCAGAGGAGGCCGAGGCAGAGCTCGGGCGCCTTCTCCTCGACTCCGTGAAGCTCCGCATGATCGCGGACGTTCCGGTGGGGATCCTGTTGAGCGGCGGAATCGACTCCAGCCTCGTGACCGCGATGGCCGCGCGCGTGTCTCCGCGGGTGAAGACGTTCACGATCTCCTTTCCCGGGCACGGGCGCTACGACGAGGCGCCGGAGGCGCGGCGCGTCGCGGAGCATTTCGGGACGGACCACGCCGAGCTCGTCGCGGAGCCCGCGTCAACCGATTTGATCCTCTCGCTCGTCCGCCAGTTCGACGAACCGATCGCCGACTCCTCGCTCGTTCCGACGTACCTCGTATCCCGGGCGATCCGCCGGCATGCGACGGTCGCGCTCGGGGGCGACGGCGGGGACGAGTTGTTCGGCGGATATCGTCACTACGACTGGCTGCGCCGGCACGAGGCGTTGAAGCGGCGCCTTCCGCGGCCCATACGCCGCGCGCTCGCCGCGGCGGCCTCGAGGCTTCTCCCGGTCGGGACACGCGGCCGGAACTACGCGATCGGGCTCGGGGGCGACGCCCTCTCGGCGGTCGCACACGTGAACATCTACTTCGACGCCGCCACGCGGCGCGGCATCGTGGCGTCGCCCCTGCGCCGGCCATCGCCGGGCCCGCAGGGTGAGCCCGAGGCCTGGCGCGCCGGCCTTGCGCCCGCCGGGACGAGCCTGCTGCAACAGGCAACGCGCTCCGACTTCCGGAGCTACCTCGCGGACGACGTCCTCGCGAAGGTCGACCGCGCGAGCATGCTCGTCTCGCTGGAAGTGCGTGCGCCGTGGCTGGACCCGCGCATCATCGAGTTCGCCTTCGGACGGCTTCCGGATTCTCTTCGAGCGGACGCCTCCGGGATGAAGATCCTCCCGCGGCGGCTTGCGGCGAAGCTCCTTCCTCCGGGAATGCACGCGGCGAAAAAGCAGGGATTCTCCGTGCCGCTGGGCGCCTGGTTCCGCGGAGACTTCGGGCGTTTCGTCGAGTCGGTCCTCGCGGACGCGAGCGAGCATCTGCTCGACCGTGCGGCCGTCCGCCGCCTTGTCGCCCTTCGCGGGCGCGGGCTCGTCAACGAGCACCGTTTGTTCGCGCTCGCGATGCTCGAGCTCTGGCGACGCGAATACCGCGTGGACGTCTAG